In Salvelinus namaycush isolate Seneca chromosome 12, SaNama_1.0, whole genome shotgun sequence, the DNA window TTCCGAGTTTCCTAATTCCGACTAGCATGTGAAAGTGTCATTATTATACCTCAGCGGGAATAACTGTGGCCAAAATCTATTATCAGGTTTCAGGTCCTACAAAATGGAATATCAACTGTTTCCACTAGATGGCGGTAAAGCCACATTCATCAATACCTAAAAATCTGAAAAAGTGACCACAGAATGCTATGACAAAATTAGTGCATGTGTCAACGTGAAGTCATCTGAATGATCTTTTatcaaaataaaaattaaatgcATGCCTCTGATCAACATAAATCTAAATTAATGAAGCAAAAGTTTGTATCAACAACTTTATGTAGGCTTATGTGGGGGAAACAAATGCAGGGGGAAATCACTGTTTTTCCATTGAGGTCTTTTTATTTGATGATAAAATATAATTGTATGGCATTGGATGTGGTTGATAGATTTACACAACCGGAATTCAAAACAGCTGAACTATGCaacacccccaaaaaatctattgaaTTCACCTTGAATTTAAATATGGAAACATTTTAGACTTGATTGCAGAATTGCATATAAACCAAGACAACATAATCAATGACAAACAAAAACATCAAATAACAGCAGGTGGAATTGGTGATTAGTTACACCCCCATACAACGTCAAGCACTTTGAGtttgaacaacaacaaaaaacgtagatatacaaaatacaaatcaCCCCAATCAAATAATGATGCAAAGTCAAGGTGTGGTTGTGGATGACGAGACCAAGGTTGCACCTGTAGAGGCTGCAGCAGAGATGTTGAGTTCCTGTAATTTCTCCGTTAGCATCGTACACTCCTGCTCCAGACTGTGTGGAGGGTCAGTGAGGCACTCTAGAAACTCGCTCCCCGCCACCCTCTTCCCTGTCAGGGGGTCCACCACATTGCCCACCTTGTGGACTATCTCTGCCAGTTCATGTTTCACATGTCTCGATCTGCGCTCAGCAAGCGCCTTCAGAAGGACTATATCTCCCACGGTGCATTGCTGCAAGGCATCGTGGGCAAAGTAGGTCTTTCTCTTGTTGTAGtactgtaagagagagagagaggtgagaatgACGAGTGAGGACCGGTACAGTTGTTGGACAACTAGGGATGGTAGATGTTAGTGCCCTGAATAAAAATAAGCTATAGCATTGATTGAGAAATAATCAAAGCAATAGAGAATTTTCTATACAAATTTGACGGTATCTGTCTTCTTTTTTTACATCAATGCAGATGACGTAAAGCAGACGAGGAGAGATTGCCTCCTTAGAGATGCACCTATTAAGTGAATATGCTGGACTGGCCCAGGGTACTAATGGAGTGGACATGAGTCAGGCTCATTGTCTCCTGATGAGTTAGCCCTGCCAGCAACTTCAAAATCAGTGTCCCTCTAAGTCTAATGGTCAAGAGGTTTTTTCTCCCATGGGAGATCCCACCTGTGACACTGGGCTGACCCTGTCTGTGTTTACCTTGAGCAGGTACGGGTCCAGAACCAGTCTGGTGACTCTAACTTTTGCTGTCTTCTGCATCTTGGTCCCGATCACTCTGCCGATGATCCATTTAGCATGGACTGAAGCCTGTTTTACAGACATCCTGCTAAGGCTTACAAATTCCTagaacacattacacacacacacacaggctaaaTAGGATGACAAAGTTGCACTAGGGTTGTTTAACTGATACGCCTTGTACCTATTTAAAGTATATGACCAAAGACTTTGGCTGATGGGTGGcgaagtggtctaaggcactgcatctcagtgctagaggcgtcactacagaccctggttccaggctgtatcacaaccgtgattgggagtcccatagggcggcgcacaattggcccagcgtcgaccgggttaggccgtcattgtaaataataatttcttCTTAAGTGACTCGCATAGTTAAATACAAACTGTGATATAACACCACCAGATAGATTGGACGGACGGCAAACTAACGTTAGCTTTCCAGTTAACGTTAGCATTTCTTGATCATCTGACTTCGCGTTGGCATGAATAAAAAAAGCACAAAAGCAAAACAGTAACCTCAACATTGAACTAAACAGTAATGCTATTTCAATGTCAAGATATAAATAGACAAATCCACTTACTTTATTGGGTAACTGTTCAAGTGAAGGTCAGAAATGTGTCAATGCAATCCGACCGACTCTGGCTCGTTTTGATGACGTACCCTACGGAGTAATGATGACGTAACTACGGAGCTTAAAAAGGAACAATACATTGCCGTTTGGTTCTTGGTTGATTACCTTCCTCAAATCGCATGTGCATTTCTTTCCACAGTAAATACTTTGTGATATACACAGTAATATTTTTACCTTAATCAATCACATTTCGTTCTTTCTTATTGTTTATCCACATATTTGAACTTACTCTACCAATTGTCTGTGGGGTTGGTTTTTCTATAGGGTGtaatttgagacaaaatatccaaAGGAACTATTATTAAACCGACTTTCCAAACGTGGGTCTTCTTCTCAGATTTCCTcctgtcaaaataaaagtcctggaCTTGCACCAGATGTGCACAAACAAGCAATAACTCGTGGGGGACTTTAGTCTCAAATTCCACCCTATATGAGAACCAACCCCATGGACAATTGGTAGAGTAAATTAAAATatcattttattcaacatttGTGACAGACAAGGGATGTTTAGGTTCTCATCTATGCATTAATACGTGGCCCTCCTTTCCAGGGATTGGATAGCATGGTCATGTCAGGACTATCAGCCCAAGAGTTCAATATAGCATAGCCCTTCTCATGACTCTAATTCCATTCCATTACAGTGGAGACATTCCACgtcacattttgccatgtgagGAAAACGCCCCGACACTCCAAAGCTGTCCAAATGCTCCATCTTAATGCGAATATTCCTCGGTTTTGGAATTATTTGGAACTGAACTTTCATACCAGCGAGATATAATTTACAACAGATACACATACTGTACGCAGTTTAGTAAAGGTGCACACGGCTATATTTCCAGAACCACATACAATCCAACCCGAAATGTGGAATGGAATGGTCCAATGGAAAAGCTAGCGCAAGGTGAAAGGATGTCTTGTAGTCTAAGCGGTGTGTGAAAACAGCTGGGTTCAACCTTGCTAAACGGCGTACAGCAAGTGTATCTTTTGTATTTGAAAGATTCTTTCTCGCTTATATGACATGTTTTTTACCATcgaggaccactttggaaacaaGCGTTTTAATTCATACTttcaagtgatatcctctgggtccacattgtacattttgttgtatatgtctgttacCCAAAAATAAATTCAATTCAAGTTCCAAAGATTTCCAAAACCGTATCACTGGCGAGGATTAATATAGTTCATAGATGTTAAAACAGAGTGTCTGGATAGTAGTTAATTGATCCAGATGTGGTCCATACCTTCAGTTGAGAATTCAAGGGCTGGATATACCCCCCTTGGTTTCTTGAGAGCTGGTATAGCCTAGTTCAATAGTGGAATAGAAACTAGGAAAATGTACTTTGTCAGCCACCCTCCACAGTTACCACTCGATCACTTAAAAAACATAACTCTTGTTTTTTTCATAATGTCTTAACTTAGTCATATTGGAACAGAACAAATAGATTTTGTCAGGCTCTTCACTTTTAAGTTTTCTTATCTGTATGTCTGGTCATTGTAACACAGCAATAACCCCCCAGCCTGCAGCTTATAATCAGACCAATCGTTTGGCATTGGAACACATCCCTCTTTGATTTCCActggagaagagagaaaaaagaaagtgAAGTCAGAAATCATAGGCAAATGTATGCGTAGCAGAGAGTAAACAGCTCGCTCCGTCCCTGAGTGGGAATTGGATGCGTGTCAGAACCAACCAACCACAGGCCAGTCTGGTCTTAATCAGGCGCATGCTGAGGAGAGAACACAATAGGTCTGGTTCTTCTCGTGTTAGTTTCCCATTTAAGGGAAACACTGCTATAAACACACACTATCTAGCCCAGGTCTACCTCTACACTGACTTACAGATAACAGCcaacagaacatagactaccccaTACAACAGGACCACTCATAACGCTCACTAATATATCAGCGTCACATATTGTACATTTACTGTAGCCAGGGAGGTCAAATGACTAGATGTAATTTAGATAATCTTTGTGTAAATTAAAAATATTAGAAGCCTGAGTTGGTACAAGTGTTGTGAATGAGGTATCGATGTATGAATGTAACTTGAGGATATCAACTCAAAGGTTACATGCTTATAACATGCTGTTATAACTGTTTTATATTTGCATATGGATATCAGCATCCTTATTAAAAGTACGTGCACATGTATGTTTTCACAAGATTACTGGCATGGTTAGTCAGCTCTGTATCATGTGGTGTCATGAAAGACCCTCATGGGCTGTGACATAATGACTGGATGTCTAGTCAcgcaaccagaggtctcttcacagtccccagttccagaacagaggctgggaaacaaAGTATTAAATAAAGTCATGACTAAATGAAACTTTCTGCCacccaggtaactcaagctagcagTAAAACCAGATTAAAAACCATATAAAAGAACACTTTATGGCAtgacggggactgtgaagagacacacagacattTTTATGCATTTTGGATTCAGCATTTTGCATTTTCAGTATTTTACATTttattatgtacagtatgtattgtattatgtacaCTACGTGActgaaagtatgtggacacctggaCACCtgctcgaacatctcattccaaaatcatgggcattaacatggagttggtccccctttgctgctataactgcctccagtcttctgggaaggatttccactagatgttggaacgttgctgcGGGGAATTTCTTCCAATCAGCCGCAAATGCATTAGTGaagtcgagcactgatgttgggcaattaggctcGCAGttgacgttccaattcatcccaaaggtgttatatggggttaaggtaagggctctgtgcaggccagtcaaggtgttccacaccgatctcgacaaaccatttctgtatggatctcactttgtgcacatgggcattgtcatactgaaacaggaaagggccttcgccaaactgttgccactaagttggaagcacagaatcgtctagaatttcCTAGGaataagatttcccttcacttgatctaaggtgcctagcccgaactatgaaaaacagccccagaccattattcctcctccacaaaactttacagttggctctatgcattggggcaggtagcgttccccTGGTAAATGCCAaatccagatttgtccgtcggacagccaaattgtaacggctttcttcctgggatgaaggagaggaccaaaacgcagcgcggctagtgttcaacatgatttaataaagaatataacgtgaacactacaagcaacaaaacaataaatgtgaaaaccgaaaacagtcctatctggtgcagaacacaaagacaggaaacaaccacccacaaaccccaacacaaaacaagccacctaaatatggttcccaatcagagacaatgacaaacacctgcctctgattgagaaccatatcaggcatacatagaaatggacaaactagacacacaacatagaatgcccacccagctcacgtcctgaccaacactaaagcaagtaaaacacacaagaactatggtcagaacgtgacacaaatggattaaattgtttttattctcatcaatctacgcacaataacccataataacaaagcaaaaacaggtttttagaaatttgataaaaaaattataactgaaatattacataaaTTAttacattcagaccctttactcagtactttgctgaagcaccttttgcagcattTACAGCTTctagtcttcttgagtatgatgctaaaagcttggcacacctatatttgtggagtttctcccattcgtcactgcagatcctctcaagctctgtcaggttggatggggagcgttgctgcacaactctttttaggtctctccagagatgttcgatcgggttcaagtctgggctctggctgggccactcaaggacattcagagacttttcccaaagccactcctgcgttgtcttggctgtgtgcttaggctcattgtcctgttggaaggtgaaacttcgctccagtctgaggtcctgagtgctctggagcaggttttcatcaaggatctctctgtactttgctccattcatctttcccttgatcctgactagtctcccatttcctgccattgaaaaacatccccacagcatgatgctgccaccaccatgcttcaccatagggatggtggcaggtttcctccagacgtgacgcttggcattcaggccaaataattacatctgggtttcatcagaccagagaatcttgtttatcatggtctcagagtcctttaggtcccttttggcaaactccaagcgggctgtcatgtgccttttactgaggagtgtcttctgtctggccactcaaacataaaggcatgattggtggagtgctgcagagatagttgtccttctggaaggttctcctatctccacagaggagctctgtcagtaaccatcagtttcttggtcacctccccgaccaaggcccttctcccctgctTCCTCAGTTGGACTCCAAAGAAGTTGTaagaacatctcaaggatgatcaatggaagcaggatgcacctgagctcaatttcaagtctcatagtattttgtgtagattgatgaggaaaaaaatgtatttaatcaattttagtataaggctgtacgtaacaaaacgtggaaaaagtcaattggtctgaatactttccaattgCACTGTATAGTGTATGTGATACGTGTTTGGGATATGATTGTGATATTTTGTAGACTCGCCTGgatatcttaagatgaatgcactagctgtgggtcgcTCTGAATGGCTAaattgtaatgtaaatgttgtcaTATGTACGTGTGTTAATGTATATTATGTATGTTATTTGTtgtgttgtttcctgtttagaCGCCAGGAAGAGTTGCCGCTGCCTCGGCAGCAGCTAATTGGGGATGCTAATGAATACTAATAGTAAAAAATACATAGTTACATTCAAACATAAAATACTATATGAAATAC includes these proteins:
- the mrps17 gene encoding 28S ribosomal protein S17, mitochondrial produces the protein MSVKQASVHAKWIIGRVIGTKMQKTAKVRVTRLVLDPYLLKYYNKRKTYFAHDALQQCTVGDIVLLKALAERRSRHVKHELAEIVHKVGNVVDPLTGKRVAGSEFLECLTDPPHSLEQECTMLTEKLQELNISAAASTGATLVSSSTTTP